The stretch of DNA AGACGCCCCAGGCCACAAGCACCAGCGCCACCGCCCAGCTCCACGGCAGGATCCGATTGGCGAGGCGGGCGAACCGCGCGGGATTGGCGAGGTAGTGGATCACGTCAGACGGTGTCCCTGTCAGGTCCGGCAAGCATAATGTCTCCTCGCGCTACTGCAATGACTGGCGAAGCGCCGCCGCCGCCGCCCAGGGGCAAAGTGCCAGCGCGGCGAGCAAAAAGGCGCCCAGAATCAGCAGAAAGGGCCCCGTCTCCTGGCCCGCCATCGGGGCCTCGACCGCCGCCACGCCGAAAATCAGTACCGGCACGAAGAACGGAAGCACGATCAGCCCCAGCAGGACCCCGCCCTTGCGCGCGCCCACAATCAGCGCCGCCCCCACGGCGCCCAGCAGGCTGAGACAGGGCGTTCCCAGCGCCATCGCCGCCGCAAGCGGCCAGAGCGACGATGCCGGCAGGGCCAGCATGGAGCCGAGGATCGGAGAGAGCGCCACGATGGGCAGGCCCGTGACCAGCCAATGAGCCAATACCCGGGCCAGCACCACCATTTCGAACGGCGCCTGACCCAGGGCCAGCAGGTCGAGGCTGCCGTCATCGGCATCCGCCTGAAAAAGACGTTCGATCCCGAGCAACGCGGCCAGCAGCGCGATCACCCAGATGATCCCCGATGCGACCCGGGCGAGCAACTGGTCGCCAGGCCCGACACCGAAGGGGAAGAGCGAGACCGTCAGCATGAAGAAAAAGAGAACCGTGAGCGTATCGCCGCCCCGGCCGAGCGCCAGCGTCAGATCGCGCCGGAGAAGGACGAGAAATCCGGTCATGAAACGGGCGCCTTCGAATGCTCGATCCAGGCGGGGGGACTGTCCGGAGCGCGCGGTCCGGCGGCACTGAGGCGCAGTTCGCGCTGTGCGCCCATGGCCAGCGAACCATGGGTCGCGGCCACCACGAGCCCGCCCGAAGCGCGATGGGAGGCGATGACGGCGGCCAGCAGGTCGCCCGCGTAGCTGTCGAGCGCGGCATCGGGCTCGTCCAGGATCCAAAGGGACCGGCGGACCGCCGTCAGGCGGGAGAGCGCCACGCGCCGGCGCTGGCCGGCGGACAGCACCCGCACCGGCAGATCGGCGAGGCGGTCCACCTCGAAACGTCTGAGCGCGTCCAGAAGCGCCGCCCGATCCGTCCGCCCGCCATAAAACCCCGCCCAGAAGCGCAGGTTTTCGATCACGGTCAACGCCGGCTTGAGTGCGTTATCGTGCCCCAGATAATGCAGCCGGCTGCGATAGGCATCATCCGGCCGCGCGCCCGTGCCGAGAACCACCCGGCCAGCGTATGAAACCTCGCCGCGCGCCGGTGCCAGCAGCCCGGCGAGCAGCCGGAGCAGCGTGGACTTGCCACTGCCGTTGGGGCCCGTGACCACCAGCAGATCGCCGGGCGCGGACCGGAAGGAGAGATCCTGAAAGACGAGCCGTTCACCCCGGATTGCGGCCAGCCCGCGCGCGCCCAGCTCGCCCCCCGCTCCTCTCGTCGTCTCGATCGATACCATCTCGCGCCGCTCAGTCTTCTGCCAGGGCGGCGGACCCTAGCACAGGAGCAGAGCTGGCCGGCACGCGTCATTTCGCCCGCGGCGCCCCGGAGAGCGGACGGGCGCCCCCCGGGGGGGGGGGGGGGCGGAGAAAAAAAGGCCGGCCCGAAAGGGCCGGCCTTCAGTCTTGTCTCCAGCCTTTGGGGGAAGGCTGGGCCCGACCTCTCCGAAGAGGGTCGGGGTCCTAGGGGGGTAGGAATGGTGGGACTGTGGCTGGTCAACGGGGCCGAAATGCGCCGGGAATGTGGCCAAACTGTGATTTTTCGGCAACTGTCAAGAGAGGCCCGTCCGGGGCATTTGGCGCGGGCGATTCCAGGGATGCAAAAAACGCCCCGGGATGGTAAATCGCACCCCTCGGCCGCCCCCGTCCACCGCCGCCGCCCAACCCTGATCGAGAAAGGCTTTCCGTGTCCCACCCCAACAGCTTCGGTGCCCGCCAGACCCTGACGGCCGGTAGCCAGACAGTGACCTATTTCAGCCTGGCCAAGGCGGCCGAAAACGGCCTTGGCGATATTTCCCGCCTGCCGTTCTCACTGAAAGTATTGCTGGAAAATCTCTTGCGCCACGAGGACGGGCGGACGGTGACGGCGGATGACATCCGGGCCGTGGCCGACTGGCTGAAGGAACGAAAGTCCGACCGCGAGATCGCCTATCGCCCGGCCCGTGTCCTGATGCAGGATTTCACCGGCGTGCCGGCGGTCGTGGACCTGGCCACGATGCGCGACGCCATGCAGACCTTGGGCGGCGACCCCGAAAAGATCAACCCGCTCTCGCAGGTCGATCTGGTGATCGATCATTCCGTGATGGTGGATTACTTCGGTACGGCGGACGCGTTTCGCAAGAACGTCGAGGTCGAGTTCGAGCGCAACCGCGAGCGCTACACATTTCTGAAGTGGGGGCAGAACGCCTTTCGCAATTTTCGCGTGGTACCGCCAGGCACCGGTATCTGCCACCAGGTCAATCTGGAGAACCTGGCCCAGGTCGTCTGGACATCCGAAATCGACGGCGAGACCGTCGCCTATCCCGATACACTGGTCGGCACCGACAGCCACACGACCATGATCAACGGGCTTGCGGTGCTCGGCTGGGGCGTGGGCGGCATCGAGGCCGAAGCCGCGATGCTGGGACAGCCGGTCTCCATGCTGATCCCCGAAGTTGTTGGCCTGCGCCTTACCGGACAGCTTTCGGAAGGCGCGACGGCGACCGATCTGGTACTGACGGTCACCGAAATGCTGCGCAAGAAAGGTGTCGTCGGAAAATTCGTGGAATTTTTCGGCCCCGGCGTCGGCGAGTTGCCGCTGGCAGACCGCGCGACCATCGCCAACATGGCGCCCGAATACGGCGCCACTTGCGGCCTTTTCCCGATCGACGGCAAGACCACCGATTATCTCGCCTTTACCGGCCGGGACGAAGCCCGCGTGGCGCTGGTCGAAGCCTATGCGCGCGCGCAGGAGATGTGGCGCACGGATGACGCGCCGGAGCCGGTCTATACCGACACGCTGGAACTCGATCTCGCGACGGTGGAGCCTTCGCTGGCCGGGCCGAAACGCCCGCAGGACCGGGTGCGGCTCTCAGCCGCCGCCGAAGGCTTCGCCAGGACGCTTGATGACGCTGTGGGCGGCGACAAAAAGAAGGCCGCGACCCGCGTCGCCGTGGAGGGCGGCGGCTATGAGATCGGCAATGGCGATATTGTCATCGCCGCGATCACGAGCTGCACCAACACCTCGAACCCCTCGGTCATGGTGGGCGCGGGGCTGGTCGCCCGGAAGGCGGCGGCAAAGGGGCTCAAGGTGAAACCCTGGGTCAAGACCTCGCTGGCGCCCGGCTCGCAGGTGGTTACGGATTATCTCGAGAAGGCCGGACTCCAGGACGATCTCGACAAGCTCGGCTTCAATCTCGTCGGGTACGGCTGCACCACCTGTATCGGCAATTCGGGTCCGCTCGCGCCACCGGTCGAGGCGGCCATCGAAAGCGGCGACCTCGTCGTCTGCTCAGTGCTGTCGGGCAACCGGAATTTTGAAGGCCGGATCAGCCCGCATGTTCGCGCCAATTATCTGGCTTCGCCGCCCCTCGTGGTGGCTTACGCGCTGGCCGGCTCCATGCATGTCGATCTGCAGAACGATCCCCTGGGAGAGGGCGCCGATGGCAAGCCCGTCTACCTCAAGGACATTTGGCCAAGCAATCACGAAATTCACGAAACGGTCCAGGCGGCGCTGTCCCGCGATATGTACGAAACCCGCTACGCCAATGTGTTCACCGGCGATGAAGTGTGGCGCGGCATTGAAACCACAAATGCCAAGAATTACGACTGGGATGCGAACAGCACTTATGTGCAGCAGCCGCCCTATTTCGAGAGCATGTCGATCGACCCCGACAGCCCCGAAGACATCGTGGACGCCCGCCCGCTCGCCATTCTTGGCGACAGTGTGACCACGGATCACATCTCGCCCGCCGGCGCAATCAAGGCGGACAGTCCGGCCGGCGCCTATCTGACCGATCACGGCGTGGCGCCGCACGATTTCAACTCCTACGGATCGCGGCGCGGCAATCACGAAGTGATGATGCGTGGCACCTTCGCCAATATCCGCCTGCGCAACGAGATGGCACCGGGCACATCGGGCGGCATCACCCGTCACATGCCCGACGGCGCACAAATGCCCATCTATGACGCGGCGATGGCCTATCAGGATGCCGGCACACCGCTTGTCGTGGTGGCGGGAAAGGAATACGGCACCGGCTCCAGCCGCGACTGGGCCGCGAAAGGAACCAAGCTTCTGGGTGTGCGCGCAGTGATCGTCGAAAGCTTCGAGCGCATCCACCGATCAAACCTTGTCGGCATGGGCGTGCTGCCGCTTCAGTTCAAGGACGGCGTGACGCGCGAAACCCTAAAGCTGGACGGCGGAGAGACTTTTTCCATTTCCGGCATCGGCGATTTGAAACCGCGCGCGGAGCTGAAATGCATCGTGCGCCGGCCGGACGGCGGGACGGAGGAGGTTGCACTCCTGTGCCGGATCGATACGGAGGACGAACTCGACTATTTCCGCCATGGCGGGATTCTCTCGTTCGTCCTGCGCAAACTGCGGAAAAGCGCCTGACCGCACCGGCGCTGCGCCTCATGAAACAGCGCCTCATGGAGTTGTGATTGGGGGCTCTCCAGGGCACCGCCTAAAATGTCGCCATGAAACAGACAGCGGATCACGCCCGGCCCCAGGGGAGCAGGGCCGGCGCCCGGCCGGGGCTGGCCGGCCTGGCCCTCGCGGCCCTCCTTCTGGCGACCATCACGTCGGGGCCGGCGCAGGGCGCGGACACCTCCCGGTCCGAGACCGGTCCGGTGGTGATGGAGCTGTTCACCTCCCAGGGCTGCGAAGCCTGCCCGGCCATGGACCGCTTGCTGGGCGAATTCGTCGGCCGCGAGGATGTGATCGCGCTGAGCTTCCACGTCGATTACTGGAATTACATCGGCTGGCGCGACCCGTATTCGAAGCCCTCCTTCAGCAAGCGTCAGAAACTTTACGCGCGCCGGTTCGGAGACAAGATGGTCTCGACCCCGCAATTCGTGGTCGATGGCGAATACGAGGCGGACGCAACCTCGAAAAACGCGCTGGAACGACTGGTCGAAATGGCGCGCGAGGCCAAGCCCGACCGCGCCCGCGTTTCCCTCGAAATCGGCGCCTCGGGCGAGCTGAGGGTCGCTATCTCCGGTCCGCCGCAGGCGGAGCCAGCGCATATCTGGATGGTGACCTTCGACCAGCTGCGCGGCACCGCCATACGCAGCGGCGAGAATCAGGGCATGTTCCTGCGCAATTACAATGTCGTCCGCAATCTGGTTCATGTCGGATTATGGCCGGGGGGCGATCTCGAGATGCGCCTCGACGGATCGACTCTCATGGTGGACCACGCCGGCGGATGCGCGATCCTCGTTCAGGGCGAACATATGGGCCCGTTTTTGGGCGCCGCGAAACTGACCTGGAACTGACGGCGACGAAATCGGACGGCACCACAGCGCAACGCAGCCCGGGCCCCGCGACCCCCTTGCACCACCCCGCCCGGCACGCCACTCTCGCCCCATGCCCACCACACCTGCGACGGCGCGCCTCACGGCCGTGCTTGGCCCCACCAACACCGGCAAGACCTATCTGGCCATGGAACGCCTGGCCGGCCATGCGTCGGGCATGATCGGATTTCCGCTGCGTCTTCTGGCCCGGGAGAATTACGACCGACTGGTGGCGATCAAGGGGGACAGCCTAGTGGCGCTGGTCACGGGCGAGGAAAAGATCGTCCCGCCCACGGCGCGGTATTTCGTCTGCACCGTGGAAGCGATGCCCGCGGATCGGGACGTCGCTTTTCTGGCCGTGGATGAGGTCCAGCTCGCGGCCGACCGGGAGCGTGGCCACGTCTTCACCGACCGGCTGATCCATGCCCGCGGCCGGGAAGAGACCATGTTCCTCGGCGCAGCGACGATCCGGCCGCTCTTGAGCCGGCTCCTGCCCGGGATCGAGATTATCGAGCGGCCGAGATTCTCGACATTAAGCTATGGCGGCGAGAAAAAACTGGGCCGCCTGCCGCGCCGCTCGGCCGCGGTCGCGTTCTCGGCCAACGATGTCTATGGGCTGGCCGAGGTGATCCGCCGCCAGCGCGGCGGAGCGGCGGTAGTGATGGGCGCGCTCAGCCCGCGCACGCGCAACGCCCAGGTTGCGCTGTACCAGTCGGGCGATGTCGATTATCTGGTCGCGACCGATGCCATCGGCATGGGCCTCAACATGGATCTGCACCATGTCGCCCTGGCGGCGCGCTGGAAATTCGACGGCGAGCGCCGGCGGCCCTTAAGCCCTGCCGAGATCGGCCAGATTGCGGGCCGCGCCGGGCGCCACATGCATGACGGAACCTTTGGCACCACGGCCGGCTGCGAACGCCTCGAGCCCGAAACCATCGCCGCTGTCGAGTCCCACGAATTCGAGCGTATCGACGGCATTTACTGGCGCAATCGCGAACTGGATTTTGCATCCGTCCCCCGGTTGCTCGAATCCCTGAACGCACCGCCCCCCGCATCCGATCTCTGGCGGGCGCCCGACTCGGATGACGTGAAAACCTTGCGCGACCTGGCAAAATTGGACGGCATCGCGGCCCGCGCGACCGGCCGCGATGCCGTCACCCGACTTTGGGCGGCCTGCCAGATCCCGGAATTCCATCAGACCCATTCGGACGCCCATACCCGGCTCGTGGGCCGTGTTTTCGAATATCTGATGAGCGAGAACGGCCTCCTGCCGGCGGCCTGGATGAACGCCCAGCTTGCCCGCCTCGACCGCGTCGACGGCGATATCGAGACATTGATGGGGCGGCTCGCGCAGATTCGAATCTGGACCTATATTTCCCACCGTCAGGAATGGCTCGAGGACGGGCCGGGCTGGCAGGAGCGGGCGCGGCAGCTCGAGGACCGACTGTCGGACGCCCTGCACCAGGGACTAACCCAGCGTTTCGTCGACCGGCGAACCTCGGTCCTGCTGCAAAAGCTCAATGCCGAGGATAATTTGAATGCCGAGATCGGCGCGGAGGGAGAAGTTCTTGTCGAGAATCTTTATGTGGGCAAGCTCGCCGGCTTCCGGTTCGGAGCCGATCTATCCTCGACCGGCGAGGACGCCCGCGCGCTCGTCCGGGCGGCCCGCCAGGCGCTCAGGGGCGAAATCGTGACCCGGCTGCAAGGCGTGCGAACCGATACCCACGATGCTTTCAGCCTCGCCCCCGATGGCGGAATGTTGTGGCGCGGTGAACGCATCGCCCGGCTGGCCAGGGGCCCCGAAATCCTCCGCCCGCGCGTGGAGATCCTGCCGAGCGATCTCCTCGAGGCGGGCGAACGCGACATCATGGCAACCCGCCTCGCCGCCTGGGTTGACGAAGAACTGCGGCGCCATCTCGCCCCGCTCTTTCGCCTGACCGCGGCCAGCCTGACCGGCAGCGGGCGCGGCCTCGCCTTCCAGCTCTGTGAGACGCTGGGCACGCTGCGCCGGAGTGCGGTCATCGAGCTTGTCCGCGAACTCTCGAAGGAACAGCGCCGCGATCTCAATCGCGCCGGCGTCCGCATCGGTAGTGAGGCGATTTACGTGGACGGGCTTCAGGGCGGCGGCGCCAGCCTGACCCTGCGCGCCCTCTTATGGCGGGTCTTTCACGAAACCTTCGATACATTGCCGCTGCCCCCTGACGGGCGCATGAGTTTCCACCCCGAAACATTGCCCGGCGCCGCCCGGACAGAACCGGACGACCAGGCCAGCGCCTTTTATCAGGCGGCCGGATACCTGCGCGTGGGGCCGGTGTTTCTGCGCGCGGATATTCTCAACCGCCTCGGCCAGGGGCTGTGGCAGGCCACTCATCCGGCACCCGAGCCGGCGTCTCACCCACCGACCCCAGGCCCGGCAACCGCCGAACCGCCCGAAGCCGCGCGTGATACACCGCCCGAAACGCCGCCCGGAATGCCGGAGGCGGCGGCGGCGGCGGCGGCGGGGGGGGCAGGACCGGATGGTGCAGAAGAGCCGGCTCCGGAACCCGCTGGAACCGGTCAGCCGGCCGGCCAGGAAGCGGGGGCCACGGAGGCAACGGAGGCGACGGGCGGCACGGATGGGCCGCCGGCGAGACCGCGGCCCGGTCATCCCCTGCCGGCCGATCTCCTGTCACAGGCGGGGTTGAAGCTGGCCGATGCACCGGGCGTTTTCGAGGCGCTCGGATACGAATTGCTGACGGCTGAGGATACGCCCGCCCGGGTCCGTCACCGTCCCCGAAGAAAGGCCCGGAAACACGGTGGAAAACAGGCCGGGGACCGGAACAGACGACCGGCCGGCCGGCACGGCCGGAACCGGGAGCGACAAGGCGGCGAGGCGCCACAGTCCGAAAAAACGGCCGCGAAAACCGCCCACGGAGCGACCCAAAAGACGACCCAAAAGACGGCCCAAGAAGCGGCCAAAGAGAGGGGCCGGGGCAAGGGCGCACGACAGGCCGGGGGACACGCTGGGGGACATGCTGGGGGATCGGCCGGGGGGCGGCCGGGCTGGCGGTCTGGCGGCCCTGCGCGCGAAGCCCGTTTCGACGAGTCCTATTCACCCTTCGCTAAGCTGCGCGAACTCAAGTTTGCCAGCGACGCGCCGCAGGACGGCGGCGGCCGGCGCCATCGCCGGCAGGGCGCGGGCAAGTCGGGCAAGGCGGAGACGACGGACCCGGAGACTGGCGGATCGTGACGGCGCCGGCGCTCCGTCTCGACAAATGGCTCTGGCATGCACGGCTCTTCAGGACGCGGCGTCTGGCCACGCGCTATGTCGAAACAGGCCGGCTGCGGGTCGACGGAGAAAAGACCGCCAAGCCACATTTTTCCGTTCGCGGGGGGGAGGTCCTGACCTTCCCCCTGGGCAAGCATATTCGCGTCATCCGGATCCTCAGGCTCTCGGACGGGCGCGCCCCGGCCGGGGAGGCGCGGTCTCTTTATGAGGATATTGCACCGGTGGACGAGGCGCGGGAGACTGACCTGAAATGATTTCGAAACTGGCGAACCTGTTCCGAACACCGGATTTGGCGGCCGAGGCAGGCCGCGAGGATGCGGCCATCCACCTCGCTGCCGCCGCGCTCATGGTCGAGGCGGCCCATATGGACGGCCAGGTGGATGCTGCCGAGCGGTCTGCCATTGCGCGCTGCCTCGAGGCACATTTCGGGCTTTCCGCGACGGAGGCAGGCGACCTGCTCGCAAAGGCCGAGGCCGAGATCGCCGAATCGACCCAGCTTCATCCCTTTGCCCTGCGCCTGACCGGGGCCCTCGATTACGACGAGCGGGTGGAACTGGTCGAAATGCTCTGGGAAGTCGCCTATGCCGACGGAGAACTCCACGATTTCGAGGCCAATCTCCTGCGTCGGCTCGGCGGGCTCCTGCATGTCACGGATTTCGACCGTGGCGCGGCGCGCAAGCGGGCCGTGGCCCGGCTCGCGGCGGACATCGCCCCGGATGACGGGGGCGACGACGGCGGGAACGTCACCCGGTAACGGAAGGGCTCGACTAACGCTGGCGGGCACGCTAAGGACGTACCCTGATATATCCCGGTGCGCCCGGCGAGGTCGCGACCGGTAGCGTTGTTTGCGAAATTCTGGAGTTAATGCGATGGCTTACGTCGTTACTGAGGCATGCATCCGATGCAAGTTCACGGATTGCGTCGAAGTCTGCCCGGTCGATTGCTTCTATGAGGGTGAGAACATGCTCACCATCAACCCGGATGAGTGCATCGATTGCGGCGTCTGCGTGCCGGAATGCCCGGTCGAGGCGATCATGCCCGAAAGCGACGACGAGTCGGGCGAGTGGCTGGAGCTCAACCGCACCTATTCCGAGCAATGGCCCAATATCACCGCCAAGAAGGACCCGCTGCCGGACGCCAAGGAATGGGAAGGCAAATCGGGCAAAAAGGGCGAATTCAGCCCGAATCCGGCATCCTGAAGCTCCAGGCATCGTGATCCTGGGTGATTTTGGGCCGAAAACCCGCCTTTAGGGCGGAAAAACGGGCCAAAACACGGTAAATAAGCCGAAAACCCGTAGTTGGACGCAGATTCGGCCGCAAAAACTCCCGAGCCGGCGCCTGTTTCCAGGGCGCAGTGTTGTTTCGCTGTCCCCGCGGCGCCGGTTGTGATATATTGTGGCAACTTCAATTCAAAAATTCCGCTGTTCTCCCGGGGGCCTGGTCGCTGGGCGGGGGAACCTGCGTATTTGGCCTTGCCAGAGGCGCCAATGCGCCCGGCAAACGTGATTTCTCTCGAGACCGGACACTGGATAGGACACTGGATAGGACACTCAATGGCCAAGACAGCCGCAAAAAAGACGACAAAATCGACGAAATCGACGGCAAAACCCCGGGTATCCGGCAAGAAGGCGGCCCAGACCAAAGCCCGGACCCAAGCCCAGACTAAAGCCCAGACCCAAAAGACCCAGACCCAGAAGACCCAGGCCCGGACCCAATCCAAGACGCGCGCCGGGACGGCCCCGGGCGGGCGGGCACGGACATCGGGCACGGCGACGAGCCGCAAACCGTTGGCGAAGAAGGCCTCGAGCAAGACCACGCACCGGGCACCCGCAAAGACCCGGGCCAGGAGCTCGGCCAAAGCCGTCGGCACGACCCTGGCCACCCCGTCCGCCAAGCCCGAGGCGAAGAAGGCGTCGGCCGGAACGCTGGCCGGAACCGCCGCGAAGGCCGCGCCGAAAGCAGCCGGCAGGAAGGCCAAGGCACCGAGCTCGCCGTTTTCGCCGGGCGATTTTGTCGTCTATCCGACTCATGGGGTCGGCCGGGTCGTCGGGCTCGAGGAGCAGGAAATCGCCGGCGAGACCCTCGGCCTTATTGTCATCAGTTTTGAAAAGGACCGCATGACGCTGCGCGTTCCCCTCGACAAATCGAAGGAATCGGGATTGCGCAAGCTGTCGAGCAAGGACCGTATGGCCTCGGCCCTGACCACGCTCAAGGGACGGGCGCGCGTCAAGCGCACGATGTGGAGCCGCCGGGCGCAGGAATATGAAGCCAAGATCAACTCCGGCGACCCGGTGAGTATCGCCGAAGTGGTGCGCGATCTGTTCCGCAAGGAGGACCAGCCCGAACAGTCCTACAGCGAACGTCAGATCTATCAGGCGGCGCTGGACCGGCTGGCGCGCGAACTGGCCGCGATCGAGCGGATCGAGACCGATGCCGCCTCGGAAAAACTGGAGAACGTGCTGCGCAAGGCGGCCTGACATCGCGCCGACGCCCGGCTTTCGGAACCCCGGCCACGCGGCCGGGGTTTTCTTATGCCCGGGGCCGGCGGCCGGTCGTCAGAATCACTGGCGCACGGTCTTCAGCCATTGTCCGGGGCGGATCCCTTGGCCCGGCGTGAGCCCGTTCAGCGCCCGGAAGCGCTCTTCCTTGAAATCGTCGAACGGCATGGCGGCGGCAAGCGCGGCGACGCTGTCCGCGGCCGACGCCCGGAAAACATGCAGGCGAAGCGGCCGGACCGCAGCCGCCTCCTTGGCCGAGATCAGGCGGAAGCTGTGCGTCGTGCGCCGGAACTCCTCGGAAAACGAGGTCATGGCACCGGCTGGCGCAAGAAACAGGAAGCGGTAGATCGTTTGCACGTCCTTGCGGATCGCCACCAGCCGGGCCGCCATCTCGCCATCCGTGGTGTTGACGCTGGCCGCCGCCGTCGCCGCTTCCAGCCCGTTGATGGTGATGGTCTCCAGTCCGGTCAGGCTGGCCCCCGGCGCCCAGATTTCAGACAGGTAATAGGCCATCGGACCATCCACCGGCTCGGGCGCCATATCGAAAATGATCCGTGCCTTGTCGGGCCCCACGGCCAGCACCTGGCTTTCCGAATTGACCAGCCGAAAGCCCTTTGGCACGTCGAAGGTGAAACGCAGCTCCGGATGAATGAAACTGCGGTTGCGAATGACCCCCTGCTTCGGATCGGAACCGTAGATCATGCCGTCGATCTTCTTCATGTAGATGTCGGTCGCCAGCATGGGGTCCGCGACCGTCCGCTCGCCTGCCAGGCTGATCGCCTCGCTCACGCGGTCCTCGGTCCTGGGGTGGGTTGAGAAGAAGTCGATCCCGTCGGGCCGGCCCTCCTTGCCCGCGATCCTGTCCTCGAGGGCGCTGTGCATGCTGAGCGCATCCAGAAACGAGGCCATGGCGCCAGGGTCGTAGCCGGCGCGGCTCATGTAGCGCACCCCCAGCATATCGGCCTCGAATTCCTGATCGCGCGAAAAGCTCGTCAGGTACAGCCCCGCGCCCAGATTGGCGAGATCGGCAACCCCCCGATTGCCGGTTGCCGCCCCCGCGAGCACGGCGCCGATCTGAGCCACGACACTCTGGCTGTAGCGCTGAGCCGTGTGGCGGGCGGTGACATGGCCGATCTCGTGGCCCAGCACGCCCGCGAACTCGGCCTCGTTGCCGGCCAGCGTCATGAGGCCCCGCGTGGCATAGACATAGCCGCCCGGCAGGGCGAAAGCGTTGACCACATCCGTGTTGAGGATGGTCGCCTTGAAGGGTTCTTCGGGGGTTTCACTGGTCGCCACGAGCAGATCGACGATGCTTTGCGCGTAGCGCCGGATTTCCGGGTCCGCCACCTCACCGCCAAATTGCTTGAGGATCTTCGGATGCTCCTCGCGCCCGATCCGCACCTCGTCCGCCTTGGACATGAAGGGCGTGAAGCTGGGCTCGCCGGTCGCCGGGTTCGTCGTGCATCCGGCGAGAAGACCGGCCAGCAGGAACGCGAGCAGGAGCACCAGCGGGGCCCGTCCGGACATCCGGACGCGATCAGAAAACCGGGCAGCGCGATTGGCAAGTTTCGTCATTCGTCCAGAAGCTCCACCTGTTCGGGATGAGTGAGGTCAATCATCGGCCCGTTAAAATGGTGCACCCAGCCGCGCACGCGAACCCGCCGCCCGTCGAGGGATTCGGGCGCCAGCCCCGCGGCCTCGAAAAGCCGCACGGCCGGCCGGTCGAGCCGGACGGTAAAGTCGCTGCGCCAGTCGGGACCGAAATTAAGATAAACCGTGGAGCGCACCCGCGCCACGGCGCGCACCCGGCCGGTGACCAGATGAAACTCCCCGCGCTCGCCGGAATGGCGCGTGAAGGCGCGCGCCAGCGCCTCGGCCGGCCTTTCGGCATAGGCCCCGAGCGCCCAGAGCCCGCGGCCCGCCCGGCGCGCTTCGGCCTCGAGGGTGAGCAGGCGGCCGACCAGGGCGCGGTTATCGGCAAAACTGTAGACCCGGGCGAAACCGCCCGCGATCAGCGCCCCCTG from Alphaproteobacteria bacterium encodes:
- the ccmB gene encoding heme exporter protein CcmB, whose amino-acid sequence is MTGFLVLLRRDLTLALGRGGDTLTVLFFFMLTVSLFPFGVGPGDQLLARVASGIIWVIALLAALLGIERLFQADADDGSLDLLALGQAPFEMVVLARVLAHWLVTGLPIVALSPILGSMLALPASSLWPLAAAMALGTPCLSLLGAVGAALIVGARKGGVLLGLIVLPFFVPVLIFGVAAVEAPMAGQETGPFLLILGAFLLAALALCPWAAAAALRQSLQ
- the ccmA gene encoding heme ABC exporter ATP-binding protein CcmA is translated as MVSIETTRGAGGELGARGLAAIRGERLVFQDLSFRSAPGDLLVVTGPNGSGKSTLLRLLAGLLAPARGEVSYAGRVVLGTGARPDDAYRSRLHYLGHDNALKPALTVIENLRFWAGFYGGRTDRAALLDALRRFEVDRLADLPVRVLSAGQRRRVALSRLTAVRRSLWILDEPDAALDSYAGDLLAAVIASHRASGGLVVAATHGSLAMGAQRELRLSAAGPRAPDSPPAWIEHSKAPVS
- the acnA gene encoding aconitate hydratase AcnA, whose protein sequence is MSHPNSFGARQTLTAGSQTVTYFSLAKAAENGLGDISRLPFSLKVLLENLLRHEDGRTVTADDIRAVADWLKERKSDREIAYRPARVLMQDFTGVPAVVDLATMRDAMQTLGGDPEKINPLSQVDLVIDHSVMVDYFGTADAFRKNVEVEFERNRERYTFLKWGQNAFRNFRVVPPGTGICHQVNLENLAQVVWTSEIDGETVAYPDTLVGTDSHTTMINGLAVLGWGVGGIEAEAAMLGQPVSMLIPEVVGLRLTGQLSEGATATDLVLTVTEMLRKKGVVGKFVEFFGPGVGELPLADRATIANMAPEYGATCGLFPIDGKTTDYLAFTGRDEARVALVEAYARAQEMWRTDDAPEPVYTDTLELDLATVEPSLAGPKRPQDRVRLSAAAEGFARTLDDAVGGDKKKAATRVAVEGGGYEIGNGDIVIAAITSCTNTSNPSVMVGAGLVARKAAAKGLKVKPWVKTSLAPGSQVVTDYLEKAGLQDDLDKLGFNLVGYGCTTCIGNSGPLAPPVEAAIESGDLVVCSVLSGNRNFEGRISPHVRANYLASPPLVVAYALAGSMHVDLQNDPLGEGADGKPVYLKDIWPSNHEIHETVQAALSRDMYETRYANVFTGDEVWRGIETTNAKNYDWDANSTYVQQPPYFESMSIDPDSPEDIVDARPLAILGDSVTTDHISPAGAIKADSPAGAYLTDHGVAPHDFNSYGSRRGNHEVMMRGTFANIRLRNEMAPGTSGGITRHMPDGAQMPIYDAAMAYQDAGTPLVVVAGKEYGTGSSRDWAAKGTKLLGVRAVIVESFERIHRSNLVGMGVLPLQFKDGVTRETLKLDGGETFSISGIGDLKPRAELKCIVRRPDGGTEEVALLCRIDTEDELDYFRHGGILSFVLRKLRKSA
- a CDS encoding DUF1223 domain-containing protein translates to MKQTADHARPQGSRAGARPGLAGLALAALLLATITSGPAQGADTSRSETGPVVMELFTSQGCEACPAMDRLLGEFVGREDVIALSFHVDYWNYIGWRDPYSKPSFSKRQKLYARRFGDKMVSTPQFVVDGEYEADATSKNALERLVEMAREAKPDRARVSLEIGASGELRVAISGPPQAEPAHIWMVTFDQLRGTAIRSGENQGMFLRNYNVVRNLVHVGLWPGGDLEMRLDGSTLMVDHAGGCAILVQGEHMGPFLGAAKLTWN